One window of Verrucomicrobiia bacterium genomic DNA carries:
- a CDS encoding DUF475 domain-containing protein: MRFLHHHVKNPDSMFRIYFFTWLTTLVLYGVILVTMGPAALLPLTALVIIEVVFSFDNAVVNAKVLEKMSPMWQKIFMTVGIAVAVIGMRAVFPVVLVSLTAHLGFGEVIDLALNHPHVYAEHLETAHPQLAAFGGTFLFMIFLNFILEDKDIVWLRRLERPLIKVGKLDTVSVIVALFTLLTVASLWGGDHKEAVLFAGLLGLVVYLLVNAFDSVFENDEEDESSNGSQLAKNAAKAGFFSFLYLEMLDASFSFDGVVGAFALTDKVLLITAGLGIGAVHVRSLTVHVIRHQTLTKYRFLEHGAHWAIGALALCVLLSLRFEIPEWVTGSLSVGFITAAFISSRRHTKKNPPTPEVDEPNDGNHAVPSSTPLHVA; the protein is encoded by the coding sequence ATGCGCTTCTTGCATCATCACGTCAAGAACCCCGACTCCATGTTCAGGATCTACTTCTTCACCTGGCTCACGACTCTCGTGCTGTACGGTGTCATCCTCGTCACCATGGGCCCAGCAGCGCTTCTGCCGCTGACCGCTCTGGTGATCATCGAGGTCGTCTTCAGCTTCGACAACGCCGTGGTCAACGCCAAGGTGCTGGAGAAGATGTCACCCATGTGGCAGAAGATCTTCATGACCGTCGGCATCGCCGTGGCAGTCATCGGCATGCGAGCCGTGTTCCCCGTCGTGCTGGTCAGCCTCACCGCCCACCTGGGCTTTGGCGAGGTCATCGACCTGGCGCTGAACCACCCGCACGTCTACGCCGAGCACCTGGAAACCGCCCACCCGCAGCTAGCTGCCTTCGGCGGCACGTTCCTGTTCATGATCTTCCTCAACTTCATCCTGGAGGACAAGGACATCGTCTGGCTGCGACGACTGGAGCGTCCGCTCATCAAGGTCGGCAAGCTGGACACCGTGTCGGTGATCGTCGCCCTGTTCACACTGCTGACCGTCGCCTCACTCTGGGGTGGTGACCACAAGGAAGCCGTGCTGTTCGCCGGTCTGCTCGGTCTGGTCGTCTACCTGCTGGTCAACGCCTTCGACAGCGTCTTCGAGAATGACGAGGAAGACGAAAGCAGCAACGGCAGTCAGCTGGCCAAGAACGCCGCCAAGGCGGGCTTCTTCAGCTTCCTGTACCTGGAGATGCTGGACGCATCGTTCTCCTTCGACGGAGTCGTCGGCGCGTTCGCCCTCACCGACAAGGTGCTGCTGATCACGGCTGGTCTGGGTATCGGTGCGGTGCACGTGCGGTCGCTGACCGTTCACGTCATCCGCCACCAGACCCTGACCAAGTACCGGTTCCTGGAGCATGGCGCTCACTGGGCCATCGGCGCCTTGGCGCTGTGTGTGCTGCTGAGCCTCCGGTTCGAGATCCCCGAGTGGGTCACCGGTAGCCTGAGCGTCGGCTTCATCACCGCCGCCTTCATCAGCAGCCGTCGGCACACCAAGAAGAACCCCCCGACCCCCGAGGTCGACGAGCCCAACGACGGCAACCACGCCGTCCCCAGCTCGACGCCCTTGCACGTCGCGTAG
- the holA gene encoding DNA polymerase III subunit delta has translation MIRVLTGDNTFTLRSELNRLVDAFVADYTDMGLERLDGEEISYDRIREALQSLPFLASKKMVLLQRPSANKEFLEKATQLLDGVPETTDVLIVEPKLDKRLSYYKFLKKNSDYKEFTELDENGLSSWLVQQAQLQGSTLKKEDARYLVQRVGIHQQLLSSELLKLLTYDPQISKQTIDLLTNLTPQSTIFELLDAALAGRTKQALGLYQEQRGMKVEPQQIMAMLAWQLHILAVVKVAGSRDANTIAKEARLNPYVVRKTQGLVQRMPLSQIKKLVHHACILDTRLKSEPIDADEALQHLIMTI, from the coding sequence ATGATACGAGTTTTAACCGGTGACAACACTTTTACCCTCAGAAGCGAGCTAAATCGTTTGGTAGATGCTTTCGTGGCGGACTATACCGACATGGGGCTGGAGCGTCTGGACGGCGAAGAAATCAGCTACGACCGTATTCGCGAAGCGCTGCAGAGCTTGCCGTTTCTGGCATCCAAAAAAATGGTCTTGTTGCAGCGTCCCAGCGCTAACAAAGAATTTTTAGAAAAGGCCACCCAGCTATTAGACGGCGTGCCAGAGACCACAGACGTACTTATAGTCGAGCCCAAGCTGGACAAGCGGCTCAGTTATTACAAATTCCTCAAGAAAAACAGTGACTATAAAGAATTCACCGAACTGGACGAAAATGGTCTGTCGAGCTGGCTTGTACAGCAAGCCCAATTACAGGGTTCGACCCTGAAAAAAGAAGATGCCCGTTATTTGGTGCAGCGGGTAGGGATACACCAGCAATTGCTGTCCAGCGAGCTACTCAAGCTGCTTACTTATGACCCGCAGATATCCAAGCAAACCATAGACCTCCTGACCAACCTGACGCCGCAAAGCACTATCTTTGAGCTACTAGACGCCGCACTGGCTGGCCGCACCAAACAGGCGCTGGGACTGTACCAAGAGCAGCGGGGTATGAAGGTAGAGCCCCAGCAGATCATGGCCATGCTGGCGTGGCAACTGCACATACTGGCGGTGGTCAAGGTGGCCGGTTCGCGCGACGCCAACACCATTGCCAAAGAGGCTCGGCTGAACCCCTATGTGGTACGTAAAACCCAGGGGTTGGTCCAGCGTATGCCTCTGAGCCAAATCAAAAAACTTGTTCACCATGCCTGTATCTTGGACACTCGCCTAAAGAGTGAACCAATCGACGCCGACGAGGCCCTGCAGCACCTCATCATGACCATCTAA
- a CDS encoding type II toxin-antitoxin system VapC family toxin has translation MVIFDTNVFVYAGNGSIDISKLEGLEACYASISIIEALGFQQITAAEQRALQRLFEAYENIDLSQSIIEQAVKLRQNKKMSLGDSIIAATALEHDLTLWTANTDDFHHIQGLKLSNPLQ, from the coding sequence ATGGTTATTTTTGACACCAACGTTTTTGTCTACGCAGGTAATGGGTCCATCGACATCTCCAAACTTGAAGGGCTAGAAGCTTGCTACGCATCAATAAGCATAATTGAGGCCCTTGGTTTTCAACAGATCACCGCAGCAGAGCAGCGCGCGCTTCAGCGGCTCTTTGAGGCATACGAAAATATCGACCTAAGCCAGTCTATTATTGAGCAGGCCGTCAAGTTGCGACAAAACAAAAAAATGAGTTTAGGCGATTCAATAATAGCCGCTACTGCCCTCGAGCATGACCTTACGCTATGGACTGCAAATACTGATGATTTTCACCATATCCAGGGGCTCAAGCTATCAAATCCGCTGCAATAG
- the rpsT gene encoding 30S ribosomal protein S20 — protein MPIIKSAKKRVKVARKATVRNVKTKRTLRTALKSFQTAVTGGKKDVKKAQSQAQSALDKAAKKNVMHKNKVARKQRQLAAKAKAAAGAKKTAAPKKTAAKKAAPAKKTAAKKAPAKKPAAKKSTKK, from the coding sequence ATGCCCATTATTAAATCAGCCAAGAAGCGCGTTAAGGTTGCTCGCAAAGCAACTGTGCGCAACGTCAAGACCAAGCGCACCCTGCGCACTGCCCTGAAATCCTTTCAGACAGCCGTAACTGGTGGCAAAAAAGATGTTAAGAAGGCCCAGAGCCAAGCACAGAGTGCTTTGGACAAAGCCGCCAAAAAGAATGTAATGCACAAGAACAAAGTTGCCCGCAAACAGAGACAGCTAGCCGCTAAAGCCAAAGCTGCTGCTGGCGCAAAAAAGACTGCCGCTCCCAAGAAGACTGCAGCCAAGAAAGCCGCACCTGCCAAGAAAACAGCTGCTAAAAAGGCTCCTGCAAAGAAGCCAGCCGCCAAGAAGTCGACCAAGAAATAA
- the truB gene encoding tRNA pseudouridine(55) synthase TruB has product MFDGILLIDKPKGWTSFDVVAKVRGMVRAETGQKKPKVGHTGTLDPLATGLLVLVLGKYTKRVPELSKTDKTYEVTMCLGQTSTTGDEEGEKAAVSDKVPSEQELLGVIRQFVGEISQIPPAYSAIKVNGQRAYKLARAGKEVVLESRKATIYSLELRRYAYPEVDFVVRVSSGTYIRTLVEDVGKKLGTGAYTSALRRTTVGSFDEAQAMPIEGLSATTILASLIA; this is encoded by the coding sequence ATGTTTGATGGCATTCTGCTTATTGATAAGCCCAAAGGTTGGACGTCTTTTGATGTGGTGGCCAAAGTTCGGGGCATGGTCCGTGCAGAAACGGGCCAGAAAAAGCCCAAAGTGGGACATACTGGCACACTCGATCCGCTTGCCACCGGGCTGTTGGTATTGGTGTTGGGCAAGTACACCAAGCGCGTCCCAGAACTGTCCAAAACCGACAAAACCTACGAGGTGACCATGTGCTTGGGGCAGACCAGTACCACTGGCGACGAAGAAGGCGAAAAAGCAGCCGTTTCGGACAAAGTCCCCTCGGAACAGGAGCTGTTGGGGGTTATCCGTCAATTCGTGGGTGAGATATCGCAAATCCCGCCAGCTTATTCGGCTATCAAGGTGAATGGTCAGCGTGCCTATAAACTGGCTCGGGCGGGCAAAGAGGTGGTGCTGGAGTCCAGAAAAGCCACTATCTATTCTTTAGAACTTCGGCGCTATGCCTACCCCGAGGTAGATTTTGTGGTTAGGGTGTCCAGTGGCACCTATATCAGAACTTTAGTGGAGGATGTGGGTAAAAAATTAGGCACGGGAGCTTATACGTCTGCGCTCCGCCGTACCACGGTGGGGAGCTTTGACGAGGCTCAGGCCATGCCCATAGAAGGGCTTTCGGCAACCACCATTCTGGCTAGTCTTATAGCGTAG